One region of Indicator indicator isolate 239-I01 chromosome 35, UM_Iind_1.1, whole genome shotgun sequence genomic DNA includes:
- the SMIM29 gene encoding small integral membrane protein 29 gives MSNATAPTAPGTAGDSLVGYILGPFLLVTLLGALLAVVMYVQKKRRFDRLRHRLLPMYSYDPAEELQESEQELLVEAEDTRVVPGWGGASPHRPPRRD, from the exons ATGAGCAACGCCACAGCCCCCACAGCCCCAGGCACTGCAGGTGACTCGTTGGTGGGCTACATCCTGGGACCCTTCCTCCTTGTCACCCTCCTCGGTGCCCTCCTGGCCGTG GTGATGTACGTGCAGAAGAAGCGGAG GTTCGATCGCTTGCGGCACCGCCTGCTGCCCATGTACAGCTACGACCCAGCCgaggagctgcaggagtctgagcaggagctgctggtggaggcAGAGGACACCCGG GTGGTgcctggctgggggggggcCTCACCCCATCGACCCCCACGCAGGGACTAG